The DNA window ATTGCTTAATGCTAATGAATTTCGTAATTTCGTCTTGTATGAAAAAAATTCAAATGGTTGACCTTAAAGGTCAATATAGCAAAATAAAAGCTGAGGTTGATAGCTCTGTTTTAGAGGTATTAGATTCTACAGCATATATAAATGGACCTAAGGTTCATGAGTTTCAGAAAAATCTTGAAGCGTATTTAGGTGTTAAACATGTGATTCCTTGTGCTAATGGTACAGATGCTTTGCAAATTGCCATGATGGGATTAGGTTTGAAGCCAGGAGATGAGGTGATTACTGCAGATTTTACATTTGCAGCAACTGTTGAGGTTATTGCATTGTTACAATTGACTCCAGTTTTAGTAGATGTTGATCCAATCACATTTAATATAGATGTTGATGCTATTAAAAAGGCAATCACTCCCAAAACTAAGGCTATAGTTCCTGTTCATTTGTTTGGAATGTGTGCCAATATGGAAGCTATTATGGAGATTGCAAAAGAACATAATCTCTACGTTATTGAAGATAATGCGCAAGCCATTGGCTCAACATATACCTATAGTGATGGTCGAAAAGTAAAAGCTGGAACTATTGGAGATGTGGCTTCGACATCATTTTTTCCATCTAAAAATTTAGGCTGTTATGGAGATGGTGGAGCTATTTTTACTAATGATGACGATTTAGCACATACGATTAGAGGTGTTGTAAATCATGGAATGTACGAGCGTTATCACCATGATGTCGTTGGTGTGAATTCACGATTAGATTCAATTCAAGCTGCCATATTAGATATTAAACTCAAAAATTTAGATCGTTATAATAATGCAAGGCTAAAAGCGGCAAATGCTTATGATGATGCTTTTAAAGATCATGATAATATCATCACTCCTTATAGAGAAGATGTTGAAAACTGTCACGTCTTTCATCAATATACACTTAAGATTTTAAATGCAGATAGAGATGCTTTGGTGAAACACTTAAATGAACAAGGCATACCTTGTGGTGTGTATTATCCAATTCCTTTGCATTTACAAAAGGCATATCAAGACTCTAGATATAATGAAGCTGATTTTACGGTCACTAATCAATTGGTAAAAGAAGTAATTTCATTGCCAATGCATACAGAATTAGATGATGAGCAAATTGAATTCATTACATCTACTGTTATTAATTTTGTAAACTCTTAAACTAA is part of the Psychroserpens ponticola genome and encodes:
- a CDS encoding DegT/DnrJ/EryC1/StrS family aminotransferase; translated protein: MKKIQMVDLKGQYSKIKAEVDSSVLEVLDSTAYINGPKVHEFQKNLEAYLGVKHVIPCANGTDALQIAMMGLGLKPGDEVITADFTFAATVEVIALLQLTPVLVDVDPITFNIDVDAIKKAITPKTKAIVPVHLFGMCANMEAIMEIAKEHNLYVIEDNAQAIGSTYTYSDGRKVKAGTIGDVASTSFFPSKNLGCYGDGGAIFTNDDDLAHTIRGVVNHGMYERYHHDVVGVNSRLDSIQAAILDIKLKNLDRYNNARLKAANAYDDAFKDHDNIITPYREDVENCHVFHQYTLKILNADRDALVKHLNEQGIPCGVYYPIPLHLQKAYQDSRYNEADFTVTNQLVKEVISLPMHTELDDEQIEFITSTVINFVNS